The Lactuca sativa cultivar Salinas chromosome 2, Lsat_Salinas_v11, whole genome shotgun sequence genome includes the window TCGTGTTTGTTGATTTACTTCTAGAATTAGGTATTCTAGCATTAGATTCAGTTCTAATTGCATGCGATTTATGAATGTGGTAGAAATTAGTAGACTGAAAATAATCGACTGGATAAGACAATTGAATCTTCTAGAAGATAGATTAATCATTAAGCTCTTACAAGGATCGAGAACTGTATGAACCAAAGCACTTCTCTTCCATAATCCTTAACCATAGTTTCTGAACAAAAGTTACGATGAACTCACATTTATAAGTCATCATAGAGTTGTAAAAGCGGACAAATCAATGAACATTTTGTGAAATGAAAGGCTGCTACCTAGGCCGATTACATTTATATATATTACTATATGCAACTCACTTGATGGAAATTTATGCTTTTAGGGGACATCAGTAATAGAAAAGATGTGGAGAAGGCATTACGTGGAGTAGACTGTGTTTTCCACTTAGCTTCATTTGGCATGTCTGGTAAAGAAATGCTTCAATTTGGGCGAGTTGATGATGTGAATATTAATGGAACATGTCATGTCTTGGAAGCTTGCCATGAAAATGGTGTCAAGAGACTTGTATATGTGAGTACAGCAAATGTTGTATTTGCTGGAAATGAAATTATTAATGGAAATGAAAGGCTTCCTTATATCCCTCTGGACATCCATGTTGATCCTTATAGCAGAAGCAAATCTATTGCTGAACAGCTTGTGCTTAAAACCAATGGTCGCCCTTCTAAgtaagtataatatatatattttttttcaatatcTTTTACGACTAAATCCAAGAATTAGCAATTTActttctcttttttttcttttcttattatagcattttactttcaCTTTTTCTTATTATAGTGAAGATGCATTGCTATTTCTGGCATGTTGCCCTATTTTTTACTCTATCTATCTTATGTTTGACTTAGCCCATAGTTTTGGAAATATGGTTTACTATCTGTTAAGAAGGTTGATATTATAGATAAAAAGATTATGAATAAAAGGGTAATGTAGTTTTTGTTGGTTAATATTTTATAGGAAGAAAAAGGGAGAATTTTTTTATACATGTGCAATACGTCCAGCTGCTATCTATGGACCTGGTGAAGAAAGACACATTCCAAGACTTATCAGTCTTGCAAAATTAGGGCTTCTTCCATTCAAAATTGGGGATTCAAATGTGAAAAGTGATTGGGTTTATGTTGATAACTTGGTTTTGGCTTTAGTTCTGGCAAGTATGGGACTTTTGGATGATATTCCTGGAAGAGGAAAACAGCCAGTTGCTGCTGGCCAGCCATATTTCATATCAGATGgtaattttcattttcagttaaatagcaacctactttcatttaatatttttatttttatattgcaTTTCTTTATATTACAACATTCTACTCAGTTATAGCAAATTAGTAATTCATATCAACATAAACGAGTTTTCGATGCTATAACTGGGTTGATTTTTTGTAATGTCCTAAAAACCCAACTGACCTTTTATTTTTTTCCGGTTTAACCACCAaaactttgttttatttttcataaAAGCCACTacataaaatattggattttgtAAAAACCACTAAAGTTTGGAATTTGCTCGACTTAACCACTCAAAGAGTTtccttttatgatttttttattttattttattattattttttttataatagttCTTTTTATGATTTAACCActgaaactttgatttttttttttctaaaaaaacccatctttaacaaaaaaatatattgttCTGACTGGTGTTTGCTAGTCAATACCAGAAAAAATAACTTACAATGGTTATTATGGAAAAAAAAACAGACGATCAGTGGTTAAACTGAAAATAAAAGAAACTTTCAGTGGTTAAATCGGAAAAAGAAAATTGTTTCAGTGGttaatcgggtaaaattttaaaaGCATGACTCGTTAGTAATAAAAAGAGTAAAGATACAATGACGTATGAGAAATAAACAAAAGTAGGATGATATAAATATAatgcacaaaaaaaaaattgtgttattGCTGCAACTTATGTTTTAAAGTTGCTACACTAATAAGTTATAAGAGAATTGGTTTGATTTGTTATTTTATGGGTCTTGTCCCacttaaaattaaaattatgaaTTATGATAAACAGGTTCTCCTGTGAACACTTTTGAATTTCTACGCCCGTTGCTGAGAGGTTTAGATTATGATATGCCAAAGGCATCATTAAGTCTTCCAAGAGCTCTTTTTTTTGGGAAAATAATTTCCATTGTCTACACAATCATGTATCCTTGGTTGAATCATGCTTGGCTTCCTCAACCATTGTTGCTCCCTGCAGAAGTTTACAAGGTTCATAAAACTATGTTTATCTTCATTTATTATTAACTACTAAATTACAAATTCCGTCCCTGTGCTATATTGTTTTTTAGATTTGGTCCCTAAAAGAATTTTCTGCTTTTCTTTATTCATTTGGTGGCCCCATTTTCGAATtttgttggttttttttttcttcattttgttTTGGAAGTATATGGTAAAATGATGAATCTGCTCTAACTTGTGTATTTTTGATAGAAAAAACTAATGAAATTTGATAAGGGAGGATAAGATGGTCATTTTACCATCTTATATGATCTAGCAACAAAAATAGACAGGAATGAATGTTAGGGCCAAATCCAAAACAAATTGAGACCGCtcatataataaaataacaaCATTCGTTTAGGGAACATGGTAAATTGACATTTTGCCCTcgtgaaatttttttatttttaagaaatatgttagtgagggcaaaatagtcatttcacCAGGACTTAACGCCACATCACCAAAAATAATCCATAACAAAATTAAACCATATGGGTCAAAAAGTAACGGATATTTTCAGAGCGCTAGAATGATCATTTTGCCCACATTTATGATTTATGTATTtctttttaatattaaaaataataatacataATGACTATATCCTAACCAAAAATGAAACTTGAAACCACATGGATAAAAAAGCAACATAATTGGGTTAGGGACCATATCCAAAAGAAAGAAATTACAATTTACACACAAAATGACAAAATATTGTTTTTGGTATATGTAGGTGGGTGTGACACATTATTTTAATTACCTAAAAGCAAAACAGGAGCTGGGGTACACCCCAATGACAACCCCTCAACAAGGCATGGCTACCACCATCTCATTCTACCAAGAACAAAAACGAAAAAGCTTAGATGGGCCCACAATCTACGCATGGTTCTTCTGCGTGTTTGGAATGTCGACTGTAATTGCAGCCGCATTTTTCCCCGATATTACGCCTGTGCCACTCCTTCGATCCATATGCCTTTTCTTCTTACGTTCCATGTTGGTGTTGAGGATACTGGCGGTTTGGGCCATTGCAATGCATGTTGGGGAAGCGGTTTATGCTTGGAGATTGGCTAAGAGAGTGGATCCGGGGAATTCAAGTGGGTGGTTCTGGCAGACttttgttcttggggttttttcCTTGAAATTTCTCTTGAAGAGAGCCAAGAAATAAGGTCTATTTATTCTTTCATTTCTTAAGATTGTATTTGTTGCTGAATCATGAAGATTGGTTTACTTAGGGGTCGTTTGTTTCGttttattcctaaggaatttAAAGGATTTGGAAACTAAAATCCAATACAATACGTGTTTGGCTTACAAAAGGGATGAAATATAATTTCCATAATTACTTTTTAATTCCCTATATCAAAGATTTTCAATTCATTCCCCATGCATCAAGAATCCACCGTTCAGTTGCTTATCTTTTCTTTTCCTTGCACAATTATCCTCCCATGTATATAAGATTCTGGTAaaatatatatagacaaaacttcaaaaatggtccctgtggttttcgaaaatatcaagtttagtccctaagttcaaaaaacctcacagatggtccctgtggtttcaaaacttttaacatttggtccttttcgctaactccgttagcttttggccgttaagtgaagggCAATTCTGTCATTTCActtccacagggaccatttatgaagttttaccttatttttttttttaaaagaaaaaaatacaattatttaatattaaaggctctctctctctctctctctctctctctctctctctctctctctctctctctctctctctctctctctctctctctcagtaaAAAAGAAAGCCAAACCCACATCTCCCTTCTCCGTTCTCTCTGTTTTCAGTTGGGTAAACAAACCCCTAAATTGGATTCATCCATAAACTCAATGAGAAAAGCCCATAGCTTCGGTTTCCATGAAAAAGATATGGAAACAGATGAGCAAACATGTTTGCTAAATCTATTCACCTGATGCTCCGATGTATGCCTCCATTCTCAGATTAATTGTTGTCTTCTCAAAGAACTGGacttggtggtggtggtgctctTTGTGCTTCTAACTCCGATTAGGGTTTCGTCGCTGCAACACCGACGGAAAACAGATATTGGTGAAAGGTTCTCTCGGTGATGATGGTGTTTCCGGATTAAACAGTTGGTGATGCAAAGGATGGAATAGAGGATGGTGGCGTATGTAGGTGGTGTAGCGGTGACGACGACACATAGATCGAAGCTAGGGTTGTTAGCGACGACTTCGTCGATCTCTTTTTCCGATGACGGCTTCGTTCTTCAGTTAGTGTTTTCGTCTTCCAGATCTAATGAGCATCAAGGGTGACGGCGAGAAAACATATGTTGATcaaattttgtgtgtgtgtgtgtgtgttcatctgATTTCGTTCTTTAGGTAGGGTTTTCATCAAATttcgtatgtgtgtgtgtgtgttcatctgACTTTGTGTGTATATATCTTATCTGATTTTATATGTGTATGAGTGTATGTTCATCGAATCTGAtttcaagtgtgtgtgtgtgtgtattcatCAGATAGGGGTGAACTCGAGACAAACCCATATTTTGTGTATTGTTTTTGTTTATGGATGATTTTTTGGCCGACGGTGGAGGTGGCAGACCGTGATGGTGGCAAACTGTGGTGGTGGTAGAAGGTGTTCgaatggtggtggtggcggaatatgttcttgattgttcttgaatatatgaatatgttcttggtgtttatcaaacacaaacacacacacacacagatgtGGGACCCATtgcatattaaattttatttatttatttatttaaaaaaaataatacaaaacctcataaatggtctctgggcagtgaaatgacaaaaataccccttaCTTAACGGCtaaaagctaacggagttagcgaaaaggaccaaatgttaaaagttttgaaaccacagggaccatctgtgaggttttttgaacttagggactaaacttgatagttttgaaaacaacagggaccatttttgaagttttgtcatatatatatatatatatatatatatatatatatatatatatatatatatatatatatatatatatatatatatatatatatatatatatatatatatatatatatattatctacgtgttttatattattatataataaatGACTTGTTGCTTTGTATTATTATATATAATcattttatttcaatttaaaatatatttttattatttgattgTGTTCTACGAAatgttaattttttaatttatatgttatagaATAGTTCAATAAAAggtgtaattaattaaaacttTGTCTTGTTTATTAAAGTAATATATAGGGTATTTCTATCatattataaattttatttttcaatttctttgtaaaatcagataacaaataaaaaaacaaattccATTCCTTGTCCTCTAAGCACATTTCAGCTTTTAGTATAGGGAAATCATcggaaaagtctcaatattttactCTAATTTACaaaaaagtctcaaactaaaattGGTTTATGAAAAAGTCTCGATTACCGGAAAAAATGACGATTtggctcttttttttttttttttttttttttttcggtttaTCAGTTTTAATACTTATCCAGtttcattaaagtctcattattttaccataatttgggacttattcgtaaattatgATAAAATAATGGGACTTTATTAAAACCGGATAAGTAATGAAACCGGTAAACCGGGAAAATAGGgtcaaatcgtcatttttaccAGTAATTGAGACTTTTTCGTAAATAAATTTTAGTTTGGGACTTTTTCATAAACTAGGGtcaaatattgagacttttctggagatttctCTTTAGTATATTTAGATTCTAATTCCTTTGGATTCTAATTCTTTTAACAAATTTCATTCCTTCAGAAAACATTCTGCAAAACAAACGCCCCCTTATAAGACTAAATATtctattaaaaaagaaaaaaaaattgcaatCTATTCTCAACAAAAACTGTGAGTTCCAAGTATGAAATTCAGTTGATCATGCCACATGTCATATTTCTATTGTATTTTTTATCTAACAAACTTTATAAATTACAAATTAGAGATTATTTCATAACAAACGAAATAcaacaaaattatattttattttgtaccaATACAGActattaatgatatattttttcaaattttttatttttatacttaattttaagtttataaaaatatttaaaataactaGTAACTAATTTAGcttgttttgaaataatataattgatttatatatttgttttatcttttaaataaactaaaaattgaTCATACATTGTACTTGTTTcagtaaaaaaaaagttattcaCTAAAATGATCATATTGATATAGAGAAGGTGGAACACCAACTGATGACGACTAAGGAACACCATACTTCATGTGTTTTTATATTGAAACACAATCACATTGAAATGATAACGAATAACTAATGACCACATTTAGAAGGAACTAAGAATTATAATGCAATAATCAGATCAATATTTAATCTAAAGATATAATATTTACACCCTCAAATATATAGAAATAGATGATCTCATGACTCTTTAGTGAAGAGAAATTATAATTGTCATGTATATAGTTGAATGGTTTAAATAGggaaatttccaaaaaaaaaagtcctaaaattttggGTTTATGATTTAGTCCTAAattaaatttcattaaaaaaaaaaggacAGAAAACCGGCTATTATAACCACTTTAACCCTTTTTTACCTTTTCAACAGGTAACTGATGAGGTGGCTTGCCAAATGGACTTTTGGGTTGAGGTGGCTGGTGATGTGGCAGCCCTTTAGAATTTAAAAAATCAGAAttatttgagaaaaaaaaggGGGACTTTTGAACCAAAATGAATTTTCCTATGACCAACCATACACTTTACCATTTTAGATAGAAACATTTATTGATTTCGTTCCTTCAAATTTATTTATAAAGACTTATAActctcttcttcctcacaactCCTAACAAATATCACCATTAACGACTCACCAATGTTTTCTAGGAATCACTAAATCTCCAATCCTAATTTCTAATCAGCATTTAAGAAAAAGTTGTTGAAAACATTTGAGATCATTTTCAGCTCTTAatcatttcttcttctcctctATCGATACCTGGAAAACAATTTGTTGGTTTCTCTAATCTtcttcaaaaatgaaaatttgattCCAGATCTGCAGCAGGAGGAGTTGTGGCGGCCTTTGTTGTAACGAGAGAAAAGAAAGGGAGGAGTTGCGACGACATGTAGATCTACAGACTCACTAGAGTTTGTCGAGGGGTTTTGCCAATGTGGATTTTCGAACCAAAACAGAGGCGGGGTGGTCGACTTTTGAACCAAAATGAATTTTCCTATGACAGATTGGCCAGAGTTGAGATGAGAGAATCGGAGATGGGAGAAAGGGAAGAAGAAGGGTCACAGAGTAGTGTTGACCATGTTATTAAGAGTTAATTATTAAGACTTTATAAATACAATTGAAGAAGTAATAACAAAAATGCTTCCAGTTCGTGTGGTGAGGTGTGTGGGTTAGGAGTAGGAGGTTAAGGGTTTGAGCCCTTCTTCCCCCTTTTTCTCCTAATAATCTGTTTTTTTCTTCCTAAAGAAAGAGCATGCCAAATCATCCTGTTCTTTTTCGTTAATGAAATTTAATTTATGACTAAATCATAAATTGACCCAAAACTTTGGGACTTCTTTGGAGATTTCCCGTTTAAATATAAGGTTGAACGTTACATCGACAAAACATTACTATTCACTGAAATATAGGAAGCTCGCAGAAGCTTaggttgtgtttaagtacagaaaaacaattttcattttccgtTTTTTGTTATCCCTTTCCGATTTTCCTTTTCTGTTTTCATTTTTtcattgaaaattttagaaaacgcatttagttaaaacttattcatttttcattttcaattttagaaaattagaaaacgcGTTTAGATGTGCATATTTCTTATcggttttcatttttagaaaacggtAGCGGTGGTAGGCTGTGGGTGGGGGCAGTGGTTGTGTCGATGATGGCgatggtggttgtggtggtggcggcggtggTGATGACAGGcggtggtggtgggtgggtgggggggggggggggttagtaGGGGTGTTAAGGTGGGTTAGGCAGAGGTGGGtgtgtgtttatttaaaaaaaatggaattagAAAAATATGTAAAACAATGATTAtcggttttccaaaaatttccaacttctttgtaattttagaaaacgAAAAACTCATTTTCtgtgaaaaatttagaaaaatagacaaactaaacgcgttttcaaaattctcattttctttgaaaattttttCTGGAAAACGGCCCATTTTCCGCAACTAAACGCATCATTAGGTTTTTATCAGGTTGGcacaattatatttatataagatatTCCTCGCAAAAAATGAAGTGTCAAAAAATGTTATTTAGTGATGCTTTGTGTCAGAAAAAACAAATCTGCTAGTTAATACTAGTGGCTATTATATTAAAGTATGAAAAATGATTAGTCAATGTGATGACACACTTCCATTTGTATGGTCAATAACTAAAAAAAATGCAACTATTGGATTAAGTTACTAATGAACCATACAAGATTGGATTGAGTTTGATTGTCGATTAAAAGCAGTGTATTATAAGTGAAAAGCAGCatggaagaaaagaaagaagtaaatttctattttagtcttTACATTAAGCGACTAAAAGTAACATTCGATGATGAATCACCGAGTCACACAAACT containing:
- the LOC111891977 gene encoding uncharacterized protein LOC111891977, whose amino-acid sequence is MHLSENEGIEGKAFAVTGGLGFVGSALCLELVRRGARLVRAFDLRSTSPWSDHLLKNGVHYVKGDISNRKDVEKALRGVDCVFHLASFGMSGKEMLQFGRVDDVNINGTCHVLEACHENGVKRLVYVSTANVVFAGNEIINGNERLPYIPLDIHVDPYSRSKSIAEQLVLKTNGRPSKKKKGEFFYTCAIRPAAIYGPGEERHIPRLISLAKLGLLPFKIGDSNVKSDWVYVDNLVLALVLASMGLLDDIPGRGKQPVAAGQPYFISDGSPVNTFEFLRPLLRGLDYDMPKASLSLPRALFFGKIISIVYTIMYPWLNHAWLPQPLLLPAEVYKVGVTHYFNYLKAKQELGYTPMTTPQQGMATTISFYQEQKRKSLDGPTIYAWFFCVFGMSTVIAAAFFPDITPVPLLRSICLFFLRSMLVLRILAVWAIAMHVGEAVYAWRLAKRVDPGNSSGWFWQTFVLGVFSLKFLLKRAKK